In one Acetobacter sp. genomic region, the following are encoded:
- a CDS encoding mannitol dehydrogenase family protein translates to MYLSQKVLSHLPQNVYRPKFDLSQLTPGILHLGCGNFHRAHQAVATQAAINREGPDGLKWGIVSATMRRPDLVNQLRPQDNLYTLLTRVEDRTVASVIGSIHEMVFSGDEAVDLAKRVADPSIRIVSLTVTASGYYLTADGRLDPEAQTIRQDLSARHPRTAIGILANGLALVRQRSAVPPVILCCDNVSHNGATLRQAVMDYASLRGDDPLATWIGETVQFPDTMVDRIAPSSHVDDLADARHALGGIIDAAPVSAEPWFQWIIGPFDGPRPYWEAHPGTKSVRDVAVFEAAKLQMLNGSHMLLAYTGALAGLNTIAEAASDPSLGRITARFMRDEQTAGIALSAEELDDYTQALMARFQNPGIVHDAERVGRNGSAKMADRVMRAMRENLIADRSVSGASLLIASWIRWFALNDQEALELSLTDPKAKILQRICAEARDDHRAQAEAFLAMEEVFGPPLPDHDRIVADIADMLRRLTEEDVPTVLRELAA, encoded by the coding sequence TTGTATCTCAGCCAAAAAGTTCTCTCCCATCTTCCCCAGAACGTCTACCGCCCCAAGTTTGATCTCTCCCAACTCACACCCGGCATTCTCCATCTGGGTTGCGGCAATTTCCATCGTGCTCATCAGGCCGTCGCCACACAGGCGGCCATCAACCGGGAAGGCCCGGACGGTCTCAAATGGGGCATTGTCAGCGCCACCATGCGACGCCCCGACCTCGTGAACCAGCTTCGGCCACAGGATAATCTCTACACCCTGCTGACCCGTGTCGAAGACAGGACCGTCGCCTCCGTCATCGGTTCCATCCATGAGATGGTGTTTTCCGGTGACGAAGCCGTCGATCTTGCGAAACGTGTCGCCGATCCCAGCATACGTATCGTCTCCCTGACCGTAACGGCCAGCGGCTATTATCTGACTGCCGATGGACGTCTCGATCCGGAGGCGCAGACCATCAGGCAGGATCTGTCAGCACGACACCCCCGCACGGCCATCGGCATTCTGGCGAACGGTCTTGCTCTGGTGAGGCAGCGCAGCGCTGTTCCGCCTGTAATCCTGTGCTGCGACAATGTCAGCCATAACGGCGCAACCCTCAGGCAGGCCGTCATGGATTACGCCTCCCTGCGTGGCGATGACCCGCTGGCGACATGGATCGGAGAGACGGTGCAGTTCCCCGATACGATGGTCGACCGGATTGCGCCTTCAAGTCACGTCGATGACCTCGCCGATGCCAGGCACGCTCTCGGCGGAATTATCGACGCTGCGCCCGTTTCTGCCGAACCATGGTTTCAGTGGATCATCGGCCCGTTCGATGGCCCCCGCCCCTACTGGGAGGCGCATCCCGGAACAAAATCCGTCCGTGACGTCGCCGTCTTTGAAGCCGCCAAACTCCAGATGCTGAATGGCAGCCATATGCTGCTCGCCTATACGGGCGCACTGGCCGGGCTGAACACGATCGCAGAAGCCGCCAGCGATCCCTCCCTCGGACGCATCACCGCCCGTTTCATGCGGGACGAACAGACAGCAGGCATTGCCCTCTCCGCCGAAGAACTAGACGATTACACGCAGGCGCTGATGGCCCGCTTCCAGAATCCCGGCATCGTTCATGATGCAGAGCGTGTGGGGCGCAACGGTTCGGCCAAGATGGCGGACCGGGTAATGCGCGCCATGCGGGAGAATCTCATCGCAGACCGCTCCGTGTCCGGCGCTTCACTGCTAATCGCCAGCTGGATACGCTGGTTCGCGCTGAACGATCAGGAGGCGCTGGAACTGTCCCTGACCGACCCGAAAGCGAAAATATTGCAACGCATCTGTGCTGAAGCCCGCGATGATCACAGGGCACAGGCGGAAGCCTTCCTCGCCATGGAGGAGGTCTTTGGCCCGCCTCTGCCGGATCATGACCGCATCGTCGCAGACATTGCAGATATGCTGCGCCGACTGACGGAGGAGGATGTGCCCACCGTCCTCCGTGAACTGGCAGCCTGA
- the lpdA gene encoding dihydrolipoyl dehydrogenase, with product MSTTDFDLIVVGGGPGGYVAALRAAQLKLSVAVVEANHLGGICLNWGCIPTKALLRASEINHLLHDLGQFGFAVDNPRFDFQKVVGRSRAVSKQLSGGVGHLLKKAKVPVFDGFAKLAGTDGKKRKLAVALKDGKSVTLTAKNVILATGARARTLPGLEPDGKFVWSYREALVPDELPKRLLVIGSGAIGTEFASFYRNMGSEVTLVEVADRVLPVEDEEISGLALKAFEKQGMKVLTSAKLGTLKKSDKDVSVEIEAAGKKETYTFDRVISAVGIVGNVENIGLEGTKIVVDRTHIVTDDLCRTGEPGVFAIGDVAGAPWLAHKASHEAVMCVEAIAGKHVHPIDVTKIPGCTYCRPQVASVGYTEAKAKAAGYQVRVGRFPFIGNGKAIAMGEPDGLVKVVFDAKTGELLGAHMIGAEVTEMIQGYVIARSGELTEAELKETVFPHPTISESMHEAVLAAYDGALHF from the coding sequence ATGAGCACCACCGATTTTGATCTGATTGTTGTGGGTGGCGGTCCCGGCGGCTATGTGGCGGCTCTCCGTGCGGCACAGCTGAAACTCTCGGTCGCGGTTGTCGAAGCCAATCATCTTGGCGGTATCTGCCTCAACTGGGGCTGCATCCCGACCAAGGCGCTGCTGCGTGCTTCCGAAATCAATCATCTGCTGCATGATCTGGGGCAGTTCGGCTTCGCCGTGGATAATCCGCGCTTCGATTTCCAGAAGGTTGTGGGTCGTTCGCGGGCTGTGTCGAAGCAGCTTTCTGGCGGCGTCGGACATCTGCTTAAAAAGGCGAAGGTTCCGGTCTTCGACGGCTTTGCGAAACTGGCTGGAACGGACGGCAAGAAGCGCAAGCTCGCCGTGGCGCTGAAGGACGGCAAGTCGGTCACTCTGACGGCGAAGAACGTCATTCTGGCGACTGGTGCCCGCGCCCGCACGCTGCCGGGACTGGAGCCCGACGGCAAGTTCGTCTGGTCTTACCGTGAGGCTCTTGTGCCGGATGAACTGCCGAAGCGCCTGCTGGTGATCGGCTCCGGTGCGATTGGCACGGAGTTTGCCTCCTTCTATCGCAACATGGGCTCCGAAGTGACGCTGGTAGAAGTCGCGGATCGCGTGCTGCCGGTCGAGGACGAGGAAATCAGCGGTCTGGCTCTCAAGGCGTTCGAGAAGCAGGGCATGAAGGTGCTGACCAGCGCGAAGCTCGGTACGCTGAAGAAATCCGACAAGGATGTTTCGGTCGAGATTGAAGCGGCTGGAAAGAAGGAAACCTATACGTTCGATCGTGTGATTTCCGCAGTGGGTATTGTCGGCAATGTCGAGAATATCGGGCTGGAAGGCACGAAGATTGTCGTGGATCGCACGCATATCGTGACGGACGATCTCTGCCGCACCGGTGAGCCGGGCGTGTTCGCCATCGGTGACGTGGCTGGCGCTCCGTGGCTGGCGCACAAGGCGAGCCACGAGGCTGTCATGTGTGTTGAAGCGATTGCCGGCAAGCATGTGCATCCGATCGACGTGACGAAGATTCCGGGCTGCACCTACTGCCGTCCGCAGGTGGCTTCTGTCGGCTACACGGAAGCTAAAGCCAAGGCGGCGGGTTATCAGGTCCGTGTCGGTCGTTTTCCGTTCATCGGCAACGGTAAGGCGATTGCCATGGGTGAGCCGGACGGTCTGGTGAAGGTCGTGTTCGACGCGAAGACTGGTGAGTTGCTGGGCGCGCACATGATTGGCGCGGAAGTGACGGAGATGATTCAGGGTTACGTCATCGCCCGCAGTGGTGAGCTGACGGAAGCGGAACTGAAAGAAACTGTTTTCCCGCATCCGACAATCTCTGAATCGATGCATGAAGCCGTGCTGGCGGCTTATGATGGTGCGCTGCATTTCTAG
- a CDS encoding cupin domain-containing protein, which translates to MRKFVTLLAIVASLWTHSLHAETRVTPLLTHDLQDVPGKEGSLLTVDYAPGGSDPIHRHNASVFVYVLKGSVIMQVRGHPPVILKEGQSFFEGPDDVHLIGRNASSTEPARFLAFFVKDKAAPFVFSAN; encoded by the coding sequence ATGCGTAAATTCGTTACCCTGCTCGCTATTGTTGCGAGTTTATGGACCCACTCTCTTCACGCCGAGACCAGAGTTACGCCTTTGCTGACGCATGATTTGCAAGATGTTCCCGGCAAGGAGGGCTCGTTGCTGACAGTCGATTATGCACCGGGTGGCTCGGACCCCATTCATAGGCACAATGCGTCCGTTTTTGTTTATGTTCTGAAGGGAAGCGTCATTATGCAGGTCAGAGGACATCCGCCTGTCATCCTTAAAGAAGGACAGAGCTTCTTTGAAGGGCCGGACGATGTGCATCTGATCGGTCGGAATGCCAGCAGCACCGAACCTGCGCGTTTTCTTGCGTTTTTTGTCAAGGACAAAGCGGCTCCTTTCGTTTTTTCTGCGAACTGA
- the purM gene encoding phosphoribosylformylglycinamidine cyclo-ligase produces the protein MNASTPETSQSASSKGLTYREAGVDIEAGDALVEAIKPAAKATTRTGVMGGLGGFGALFDLKAAGFTDPVLVSCTDGVGTKLNLAIDSGLHDTVGIDLVAMCVNDLVVQGAEPLFFLDYFATGKLAVEDAAKVVKGIAEGCRLSGCALVGGETAEMPGMYAAGHYDLAGFSVGAAERGKLLPGEIRVGDALIGLVSSGVHSNGFSLVRRILSAVGLKLDDAAPFAPGQTLAQALMTPTKLYVSQVLDLHREGLLSGAAHITGGGLPGNLPRVLPNGVKAVIDGPWAPAPVFGWLAKAGNVATEEMLRVFNCGIGMVLITSKPDIVMERLSKMGETPVVLGQIEAAAEADAAPTLEMAVSPDFSWS, from the coding sequence ATGAACGCATCTACCCCGGAAACCTCACAGAGCGCTTCTTCCAAGGGCCTCACCTATCGCGAGGCCGGAGTGGACATCGAAGCAGGCGACGCCCTCGTCGAGGCGATCAAGCCTGCCGCCAAGGCCACGACCCGCACAGGCGTCATGGGCGGACTGGGCGGTTTCGGCGCGCTGTTCGACCTCAAGGCCGCAGGCTTCACCGATCCGGTCCTCGTCTCCTGCACCGACGGCGTCGGCACCAAGCTGAATCTCGCCATCGACAGCGGCCTACATGACACGGTCGGCATCGATCTGGTCGCCATGTGCGTCAACGACCTCGTCGTGCAGGGCGCGGAGCCGCTGTTCTTTCTCGACTATTTCGCCACCGGCAAGCTGGCCGTCGAAGACGCCGCCAAGGTTGTGAAAGGCATCGCCGAAGGCTGCCGCCTGTCCGGCTGCGCTCTTGTCGGCGGCGAAACGGCGGAAATGCCCGGCATGTATGCAGCGGGTCATTATGACCTTGCAGGCTTCTCCGTCGGTGCCGCCGAGCGCGGCAAACTGCTGCCGGGCGAAATCCGCGTTGGTGACGCGCTGATCGGCCTCGTCTCCAGTGGCGTGCATTCCAATGGCTTCTCGCTGGTGCGTCGCATCCTGTCAGCCGTCGGTCTCAAGCTCGACGACGCAGCCCCGTTCGCACCGGGCCAGACGCTCGCGCAGGCGCTGATGACCCCGACGAAACTCTATGTGTCGCAGGTTCTGGACCTCCATCGCGAAGGCCTGCTGAGCGGGGCCGCCCACATCACCGGCGGCGGCCTGCCGGGCAATCTGCCGCGCGTGCTGCCCAACGGCGTGAAAGCCGTGATCGACGGTCCGTGGGCCCCTGCCCCGGTCTTCGGCTGGCTGGCGAAAGCTGGCAATGTCGCCACCGAAGAAATGCTGCGCGTGTTCAACTGCGGCATCGGCATGGTGCTGATCACGTCCAAGCCGGATATCGTCATGGAACGTCTGAGCAAGATGGGTGAAACGCCCGTCGTCCTCGGCCAGATCGAAGCCGCCGCTGAAGCAGATGCCGCCCCCACGCTGGAGATGGCGGTCTCTCCGGACTTCTCCTGGTCCTGA
- a CDS encoding pyruvate dehydrogenase complex dihydrolipoamide acetyltransferase — translation MAIDILMPALSPTMTEGKLAKWNKKEGDTVSSGEVIAEIETDKATMEVEAVDEGILGKILVPEGTEGVAVNTPIAILVEEGEAVPDGPSAAAPKAEPVKTDAPAPKAAASAPQVKASEEKGSRVFASPLAKRIAKDAGIDLSTLKGSGPNGRIVKKDVETAKAGGNASAAKSAPVAAYTPGGSTSTPHSTMRKVIARRLTESKTTVPHFYVSVDVKLDALMALRSQLNAASPAEGPDAFKLSVNDLLIKAAAVTLRRVKGVNVSYTDEALIEYNDVDISVAVSIPDGLITPIIRQADRKSLREISNEMKDLASRARAGKLKPEEFQGGSFSISNMGMFGVSSFSAIINPPQAGILAIAAGEKRAVVKPDGSLGVATVMTVTLSVDHRAIDGALAAKWTSAFREVVENPFTLVV, via the coding sequence ATGGCTATTGATATCCTGATGCCCGCTCTCTCGCCGACCATGACGGAAGGCAAGCTGGCGAAGTGGAACAAGAAAGAGGGCGACACGGTCTCTTCTGGTGAAGTGATCGCCGAGATCGAGACGGACAAGGCGACGATGGAAGTCGAAGCCGTGGACGAGGGTATTCTCGGCAAGATTCTTGTGCCGGAGGGAACGGAAGGTGTGGCGGTGAACACGCCCATCGCCATTCTGGTTGAGGAAGGTGAGGCGGTGCCGGACGGTCCGTCCGCAGCCGCGCCGAAGGCCGAGCCCGTGAAGACCGATGCGCCCGCACCCAAGGCCGCCGCTTCTGCGCCGCAGGTGAAGGCATCCGAAGAGAAGGGAAGCCGCGTGTTTGCGTCTCCTCTGGCAAAGCGGATTGCCAAGGATGCGGGCATCGACCTCTCCACCCTGAAAGGCAGCGGTCCGAATGGCCGTATCGTCAAGAAGGACGTGGAGACGGCAAAGGCTGGCGGCAATGCTTCGGCAGCGAAGTCCGCTCCTGTGGCGGCCTACACGCCGGGTGGTTCCACTAGCACGCCGCATTCCACGATGCGCAAGGTCATCGCCCGTCGCCTGACGGAATCGAAGACGACCGTTCCGCATTTCTACGTCTCGGTTGATGTGAAACTTGACGCGCTGATGGCGCTCCGCAGCCAGCTCAACGCGGCGTCACCCGCCGAGGGGCCGGATGCGTTCAAGCTGTCGGTCAACGATCTGCTGATCAAGGCCGCTGCCGTCACGCTGCGCCGGGTGAAGGGCGTCAATGTCTCCTACACGGACGAGGCGCTGATCGAGTATAACGACGTGGACATCTCGGTGGCCGTGTCCATCCCGGATGGTCTCATCACGCCGATCATCCGTCAGGCTGATCGTAAGTCTCTGCGTGAGATCAGCAATGAGATGAAAGATCTTGCGTCCCGTGCGCGTGCGGGCAAGCTGAAGCCGGAAGAGTTCCAGGGTGGATCGTTCTCGATCTCCAACATGGGCATGTTCGGCGTCAGTTCGTTCTCGGCGATCATCAATCCGCCGCAGGCCGGTATTCTGGCCATTGCCGCCGGTGAGAAGCGTGCGGTCGTGAAGCCGGACGGGTCGCTGGGTGTGGCCACGGTGATGACCGTGACGCTTTCGGTCGATCATCGCGCCATCGACGGCGCTCTGGCCGCCAAGTGGACGTCCGCGTTCCGCGAAGTGGTGGAAAACCCGTTCACGCTGGTCGTCTGA
- a CDS encoding NAD-dependent epimerase/dehydratase family protein — protein MKVFLAGASGALGCPLIRRLHDAGHEVWGLAHRPESLEIIERLGAHSVKGDALNQVDIFELIERIRPEVVIDQLTSLPTSPVDLAQRLPADCRLRLEGGGHLFEAARMFQVRRYIQQLSGFYLDGGTGLANEASPLRINAPGTIGDSARMYASLEKRISSVQSMVCIGLRYGFFYGPGTWYWPDGAFSRHLHQGEIALIGKGSSSFSFIHVDDAAQAAVAALTVPSGIYNIVDDQPSKMSDWLPAYAKWIGADAPPCLDEREGLRLSGEESVYYQNSLSGACNHKARAMLGFSPRRLPWFN, from the coding sequence ATGAAAGTTTTTTTGGCAGGAGCCAGCGGCGCATTGGGATGTCCGCTGATCAGGCGTCTGCATGATGCCGGGCACGAGGTCTGGGGACTGGCCCATCGTCCCGAGAGTCTGGAAATCATCGAAAGGCTTGGTGCTCATTCCGTGAAAGGCGATGCACTCAATCAGGTCGATATTTTCGAACTCATCGAGCGCATCCGACCGGAAGTGGTGATCGATCAACTGACGTCTCTTCCGACCAGTCCTGTCGATCTGGCTCAGCGCCTGCCTGCTGATTGCAGACTGCGTCTGGAAGGCGGCGGTCATCTTTTCGAGGCTGCGCGGATGTTTCAGGTAAGGCGTTATATCCAGCAATTATCTGGTTTCTATCTGGATGGCGGTACTGGGCTTGCAAATGAAGCTTCGCCTCTGAGGATAAACGCACCGGGAACGATTGGCGACAGCGCCAGAATGTATGCAAGTCTGGAAAAGCGCATTTCAAGTGTGCAGAGCATGGTCTGCATCGGGCTGCGTTATGGGTTCTTCTACGGCCCCGGAACATGGTACTGGCCCGATGGGGCATTCAGCCGACATCTTCATCAGGGTGAGATTGCCCTGATCGGTAAGGGCAGCAGTTCGTTTTCTTTCATTCATGTAGATGATGCTGCGCAAGCGGCGGTAGCGGCCCTTACAGTTCCATCGGGCATCTACAATATTGTGGACGATCAACCGTCGAAAATGTCCGATTGGCTACCTGCCTATGCAAAATGGATCGGCGCGGACGCACCTCCCTGTCTCGATGAGAGAGAAGGGCTTCGTCTGTCAGGTGAGGAAAGTGTTTATTATCAGAACAGTCTCAGTGGCGCGTGTAACCACAAGGCTCGTGCGATGCTGGGTTTCAGCCCCAGAAGACTCCCTTGGTTTAACTAA
- a CDS encoding HAD family hydrolase codes for MTEQIIPAHLRNVSSAPVRGVVFDMDGLLLDSETLAMDALVDAGKDLGYDIPMSFCRSMIGVPADGCRRLVHEAYGVDFPMEDFFARQEVVLREYVDNGRLVLKTGVLPLLDLLDEFRIPRAIATSSSRYRTDHHLELVGLDKRFDATVTRDDVSAGKPDPEPYLKAAEKIGIEPEYCLALEDSHSGARAAHAAGIRVIVVPDLLQPADDIHEKALAIVDDLTVVTAYLQTVLKTA; via the coding sequence ATGACAGAGCAGATCATCCCAGCCCACCTTCGCAACGTATCATCCGCCCCTGTCCGTGGCGTGGTGTTCGATATGGACGGGTTGCTGCTCGACAGTGAGACACTGGCCATGGATGCTCTGGTCGATGCGGGCAAAGACCTTGGCTACGACATTCCGATGAGTTTTTGTCGCTCCATGATTGGTGTTCCTGCGGATGGATGCCGCAGGCTGGTGCATGAAGCCTATGGTGTGGACTTTCCCATGGAGGATTTCTTCGCCCGTCAGGAGGTTGTGCTCAGGGAGTATGTCGACAATGGCAGGCTGGTTCTGAAAACCGGTGTGTTGCCCCTGCTGGATCTTCTGGACGAGTTTCGTATCCCGAGAGCGATTGCCACCTCTTCAAGTCGTTACCGCACGGATCATCATCTGGAACTTGTCGGGCTTGACAAGCGTTTTGACGCGACGGTCACGCGGGACGATGTCAGCGCCGGTAAGCCCGATCCTGAGCCTTATCTGAAGGCTGCTGAAAAGATTGGTATCGAGCCGGAATACTGTCTTGCGCTTGAGGACTCCCATTCCGGCGCGCGGGCTGCTCATGCGGCGGGCATACGGGTTATTGTTGTGCCGGACCTTCTCCAGCCAGCTGATGACATCCACGAAAAGGCGCTGGCGATCGTGGATGATCTGACTGTTGTAACGGCCTATTTGCAGACTGTGCTGAAAACAGCCTGA
- the purN gene encoding phosphoribosylglycinamide formyltransferase, with amino-acid sequence MSIRKTPIAILISGRGSNMRSLIAACAEPDFPAEVALVLSNREDAVGLDYARSLGLRAEAVPHKAFGKDREAHERAIDARLREADVKFVCLAGYMRLLTPFLTDAWAGRMINIHPSLLPLFPGTHTHERALEAGVRIHGCTVHHVTAGMDEGPIIAQAAVPVFPKKDSADDLAARVLVQEHVLYPAALKAVLVGNGDSVSSEDGLLVV; translated from the coding sequence GTGAGCATTCGCAAGACCCCAATCGCCATCCTCATCAGCGGACGTGGCAGCAACATGCGCTCGCTGATCGCCGCCTGCGCCGAGCCGGATTTTCCGGCCGAGGTCGCGCTTGTTCTGAGCAACAGGGAGGATGCGGTCGGGCTGGATTACGCCCGTTCTCTTGGCCTGCGGGCCGAAGCGGTGCCACACAAGGCTTTCGGCAAGGATCGGGAGGCGCACGAACGCGCCATCGACGCTCGATTACGGGAAGCGGACGTGAAGTTTGTCTGCCTCGCGGGCTACATGCGCCTGCTCACGCCGTTTCTGACGGACGCATGGGCCGGACGGATGATCAACATCCATCCCAGCCTGCTACCGCTCTTTCCCGGCACGCATACCCATGAACGCGCACTGGAAGCTGGCGTGCGCATCCATGGCTGCACGGTGCATCATGTAACGGCAGGCATGGATGAAGGACCGATCATCGCTCAGGCGGCCGTCCCGGTCTTTCCGAAAAAGGATAGCGCAGACGATCTGGCCGCCCGCGTGCTGGTGCAGGAACATGTGCTGTACCCAGCGGCTTTGAAGGCCGTGCTGGTTGGGAACGGCGACAGTGTTTCGAGCGAGGATGGGCTGCTGGTGGTGTGA
- a CDS encoding pyruvate dehydrogenase complex E1 component subunit beta, producing MATDILMPALSPTMTEGKLAKWNKKEGDTVSSGEVIAEIETDKATMEVEAVDEGILGKILVPAGTEGVSVNTPIAILVEDGEAVPDAPAAGGGSAHPATEEAPKAAAPTAVSAPVAMVTSEPEKDWGETSEITVREALRDAMAAEMRRDEDVFLLGEEVAQYQGAYKVSQGLLDEFGEKRVIDMPITEHGFAGMATGAAMTGLKPIVEFMTMNFSLQAIDHIINSAAKTHYMSGGQISCPIVFRGPNGAAARVGAQHSQCFASWYAHVPGLKVVAPWSAADAKGLLRAAIRDPNPVIVLENEILYGHKFPCPVDEDFILPIGKAKIERPGKDVTIVAFSISVGTALAAAELLAEKGIDAEVINLRTIRPLDTATIVESVKKTSRLVTVEEGWPYAGIGAEVAMQVIEHAFDWLDAPPVRVAGLDVPMPFAANLEKLALPQPDWVVDAVSKIV from the coding sequence ATGGCTACTGATATCCTGATGCCAGCCCTGTCGCCGACGATGACCGAAGGCAAGCTGGCGAAGTGGAACAAGAAAGAAGGCGACACGGTCTCTTCTGGTGAAGTGATTGCCGAGATCGAGACGGACAAGGCGACGATGGAAGTCGAAGCCGTGGACGAAGGTATTCTCGGCAAGATCCTTGTGCCGGCGGGCACCGAAGGAGTGAGCGTCAACACGCCCATCGCCATTCTGGTCGAGGATGGCGAGGCTGTGCCGGACGCACCGGCGGCAGGCGGGGGCTCCGCTCATCCTGCGACGGAAGAAGCGCCCAAAGCGGCTGCTCCGACGGCTGTCTCCGCTCCTGTCGCCATGGTGACCAGCGAGCCGGAAAAAGACTGGGGTGAGACGAGCGAGATCACCGTGCGTGAGGCGCTGCGTGACGCCATGGCCGCCGAGATGCGCCGTGACGAAGACGTTTTCCTGCTTGGTGAGGAAGTCGCCCAGTATCAGGGCGCTTACAAGGTGTCACAGGGTCTGCTGGACGAGTTTGGCGAGAAGCGCGTGATCGACATGCCGATCACCGAGCATGGCTTTGCGGGCATGGCCACGGGTGCTGCGATGACCGGCCTCAAGCCGATCGTCGAGTTCATGACAATGAACTTCTCGTTGCAGGCGATCGATCACATCATCAACTCGGCCGCCAAGACGCACTACATGTCCGGCGGTCAGATTTCCTGTCCGATCGTGTTCCGTGGGCCGAATGGTGCTGCGGCTCGTGTCGGTGCGCAGCATTCGCAGTGCTTTGCGAGTTGGTATGCCCATGTTCCGGGTCTGAAGGTTGTGGCCCCCTGGTCGGCAGCCGATGCGAAGGGTCTGCTTCGTGCGGCCATTCGCGATCCGAACCCGGTCATCGTGCTTGAGAACGAGATTCTCTATGGGCACAAATTCCCGTGCCCGGTGGATGAGGACTTCATCCTGCCGATCGGCAAGGCGAAGATCGAGCGTCCGGGCAAGGATGTGACCATCGTGGCGTTCTCGATCAGCGTTGGCACGGCCCTCGCCGCTGCCGAACTGCTGGCCGAGAAGGGTATCGACGCCGAGGTCATCAACCTGCGCACGATCCGTCCGCTTGATACGGCGACCATCGTCGAGAGCGTGAAGAAGACAAGCCGTCTGGTCACGGTCGAGGAAGGCTGGCCCTATGCCGGTATCGGCGCGGAAGTCGCCATGCAGGTTATCGAGCATGCCTTCGACTGGCTCGATGCGCCGCCAGTGCGCGTGGCTGGTCTCGATGTGCCGATGCCGTTTGCCGCCAACCTTGAGAAGCTCGCCCTGCCGCAGCCCGACTGGGTTGTGGACGCCGTTTCCAAAATCGTCTGA
- a CDS encoding RrF2 family transcriptional regulator: MALYGASTEYVLHSLLWLVDNPEPVSSLDLAELQEIPAAFVAKLFPRLEKAGLLIASEGLKGGYRLAKTADEISVLAVVDAVEGRKSLFNCQEIRGRCVLFNQKPPEWATQGVCGIHGVMLRAEQVMRHELAQTSLSDLARSVRNKAPSPFLGEAQAWLGERVQTRRVSKVRQRKRSGVS; this comes from the coding sequence ATGGCACTTTATGGCGCAAGCACTGAATATGTCCTGCACAGCCTGCTCTGGCTGGTGGACAACCCCGAACCCGTCAGCAGTCTGGATCTGGCGGAATTGCAGGAGATTCCGGCAGCATTTGTGGCCAAACTGTTTCCCAGACTGGAAAAGGCGGGTCTGCTCATTGCCTCTGAAGGACTAAAGGGAGGGTACAGGCTCGCCAAAACGGCCGATGAAATCAGTGTTCTCGCCGTGGTGGACGCAGTTGAAGGCAGAAAGAGTCTATTCAACTGTCAGGAAATCCGTGGTCGTTGTGTTCTTTTCAATCAAAAACCTCCCGAATGGGCGACACAGGGCGTCTGTGGCATTCACGGTGTCATGCTGCGGGCAGAGCAGGTCATGCGACACGAGCTGGCGCAGACATCATTGTCCGACCTCGCGCGATCCGTCCGAAATAAAGCGCCATCGCCCTTTCTTGGCGAGGCGCAGGCATGGCTTGGCGAACGTGTTCAGACCCGTCGCGTCAGTAAAGTCAGGCAACGGAAACGATCAGGCGTTTCCTGA